CATTTCTTGTCGCAAATATTCACTTGTAGCATACCATATTTCAATGGATTGACGTAATTTTTCTACCGCGTGTACATTCCCATAATGATGGTGTTTTTCCAAAATCAAACTTTGTTGTTCAGCATCTTGAACGAGCCATCCCTTAGAAGGTATTGTTAAAAGGTCATCAATTCCTAATGAAATGGATGTAGCAGTAGCTTGTTGGAACCCCAGAGTTTTTACTTGATCCAGGATATGTGATGTATATGCCATTCCGAAGTGCTCTATTAATCTACTAATAAGTCGTTTCATGGCAGTTCCGTCTATCGCTTTATTGTGAAAGACCAGATTGGCCCGTTCTGCCATAAGTACCTCCATATTCCGCTGAGTAGGATTCGACAATGGGTTTGAGTCGGTGATTGTAAAACTTCCTTTTATCGATCTTGATTCGCGTATAAATTCCGGAACTATGTACCTAGCTGAACCGGAGAGCCCCGAAGTCCCACGGTATCATAGAATTGCGTTAGGTACCATATGAATAGGCTCGAGAAAACCCCTGTATAGCTTCTTCGATTTCTCGATAAAGAGCAATATGACCAACAGTGGTTCGAATGTATATAAAAAGGATTTGTTTTTTTAGACTTCTTACTATTAGATAGTGTCCATAAATCTCATAAAAAGTACCTAAAGATTCATAGTGAACTTCGATGGGAGTTTCTCTTGAAGCAATAACGCGTTGATCTAGTCGCCACCGGAGCCACAAAGGACTATCTAAATTGATTCGTTTCTGCCGATAAGCCCCAATTGCATCATAGGAATTCGAAAAAAAGGGTTCTTTCGTATACTTATAGTAACTATTGTCACTTCTTTTTTGATTTTGATAGTTTCTGCGATTACATGGATTATATCTATTTACACAAATACCTCGATGATTTCCGCTCGTTAATACATAGAGTCCAATAAGCATATCTTGCGTTGGTACGGAAATGGGATCCCCAATAGCCGGAGACAAAAGATTCATATGAGAAAACATAAGTAAACGGGCCTCTACTTGAGCCTCCAAGGATAAAGGTACATGAACAGCCATTTGATCTCCATCAAAATCGGCATTGAATCCCTTGCAAACTAATGGATGTAAACAAATAGCGCGCCCCTCCACTAAAACGGGCTGGAATGCCTGTATGCCTAATCTATGCAGAGTGGGTGCTCTATTCAGCAATACAGGATGTCCCTGCATAACTTCTTGAAGGATTTCCCATACAATCGGCTCTTTTTCTCGAATTTTACTCTTAGCAACTCCTATGTTCGAAGCAAGATGTTGTCTAATTAGACCACGAATTACAAATGTCTGGAAAAGTTCTATTGCTATTTCACGAGGCAATCCACATCGATGTAATGAAAGTGAAGGACCCACGACAATGACAGAACGTCCTGAATAATCAACTCGTTTGCCAAGCAGAGTCTCACGAAATCTTCCCTCTTTGCCTTCAATTACATCAGAAAACGACTTGTAAACTTTATTATGACCGTCCCTCATTGGTTGTCCCCGGATTCCATTATCAAGAAGTGTATCCACGGCTTCTTGTACTAATTTCTCCTGACACATTACTAATTCTCCTGGCGTAGATCTACTTGTTGTTAATAGATCGGTAAGGGTATTGTTCCGATAGATAACTCTTCTATAGAGTTCATTAATATCTGAGCTCATTAGTTTACCCCCATCTATCTGAATGATCGGTCTCAACTCAGGAGGAAGAACTGGTAATAGACACAAAACCATCCATTCTGGCTCTATATTTGTTCGAATAAAATGCTTAGCCAATTCCACGCGTCTAACCAAAAAGTCCTTTCTTCTTCCAACCTTTCGATCTTCCCATTCATT
This region of Capsicum annuum chloroplast, complete genome genomic DNA includes:
- the rpoC1 gene encoding RNA polymerase beta' subunit; this encodes MNNNFSSMIDRYKHQQLRIGSVSPQQISAWATKILPNGEIVGEVTKPYTFHYKTNKPEKDGLFCERIFGPIKSGICACGNYRVIGDEKEDPKFCEQCGVEFVDSRIRRYQMGYIKLACPVTHVWYLKRLPSYIANLLDKPLKELEGLVYCDFSFARPITKKPTFLRLRGLFEYEIQSWKYSIPLFFTTQGFDTFRNREISTGAGAIREQLADLDLRIIIENSLVEWEELGEEGHTGNEWEDRKVGRRKDFLVRRVELAKHFIRTNIEPEWMVLCLLPVLPPELRPIIQIDGGKLMSSDINELYRRVIYRNNTLTDLLTTSRSTPGELVMCQEKLVQEAVDTLLDNGIRGQPMRDGHNKVYKSFSDVIEGKEGRFRETLLGKRVDYSGRSVIVVGPSLSLHRCGLPREIAIELFQTFVIRGLIRQHLASNIGVAKSKIREKEPIVWEILQEVMQGHPVLLNRAPTLHRLGIQAFQPVLVEGRAICLHPLVCKGFNADFDGDQMAVHVPLSLEAQVEARLLMFSHMNLLSPAIGDPISVPTQDMLIGLYVLTSGNHRGICVNRYNPCNRRNYQNQKRSDNSYYKYTKEPFFSNSYDAIGAYRQKRINLDSPLWLRWRLDQRVIASRETPIEVHYESLGTFYEIYGHYLIVRSLKKQILFIYIRTTVGHIALYREIEEAIQGFSRAYSYGT